The sequence TGTGCTCAATAACAAGAAGCTAGAGGTAGAAGCATCCAGCGTGGAATAAGCGAATATTGCGGACAAGCGAGTGCATTCACCACTTCAAGAATAGCCCGAGGATCTAGGCGATACTGCGTAGACCCTCGGGCTATTCTTGTAAAGATAAGACTTTATATGTTTCTGCTTCGTAAGGTTGTTTACGTAGACTGCAACTTTTCTAACGTTATTTCGTCTGGAAGAAAGTAGAAGAATTTAAGCAATATAAAAACTTACAAGAGGTGAACGAGATGAAACATACATTAAAAAAACTTACAGTTTCGGCAACAGCACTGCTAACCCTGGCCTTTGCAGGACAGAGCTTTGCGGCTTCGTTACCTTTTGCAGATCTGGCCAATATACCAGCAAAAGATAAAATCGTAGACTTACAGCAAAAGGGAGTTATACATGGTGTGAGTAGCGATAAGTTTCTACCAAATGTATCGATTACAGCCGCACAGGGGATTCAGCTGTTCGTTAATGCCCTGGATCTGAATATTGATCTATTGCGTTTTATTAAAGCGCCCCTAGCAACGGATTATTATGCGAAAGCCAATAATAAGGCTTGGTATGCGGAAGCTCTGATTATTGCTGCCAATAATGATATCGGCTTGCCTGCAGATTTGGACCCGGGAAAGAATTGGAGCCGTGAGGAATTTACGCACCAGCTTATCCAGGCTATAGAGAAACATAGCAATCTGCCCATGATCAAAATCATGCCGGTAGACATTGCGGATGTCTCCGAATTTACGAATGGGTATGACGGTTCCATCCAACTGGCTCTTGCTATCGGCATTGCCCACCTGGATGCTGCAGGTGATTTCAATCCTACGGATGATATTACCCGCGCTGATGCTGCGGAAATGATGTACAATGCGCTGAAATATATTGAAGCACATCCGGCACCGGCCGGTGGTTATCCGGAATAAAGACGGAGTAGCATCGTTCTATGTTCTAAACGGGCAACACTACAACAGCCATCCTCAAGGGATGGCTGTTTCTTGTTTGGAAGCTGAACGTATGGATTTGGCTCACGCTACCCTAAATTTATTGAAGTGATAAGGGCGTTTAAGCTGCAAAATAAACGTCTACCTACTCTTTATGATAACAGCGCTTATAGCAGGGCATTATTCTTAAAATTTTGCTTGTAAGGAGCGGACAGACCGTATAAGATAAACAAAGTATTTATTTTCGATTATTCATATAATCTCATATAATCTTGGGGATATGGCCCATAAGTTTCTACCGGATGACCACTGTAATTGTCCGACTATGAGTGAAATAGCGGGTCTTTGTAGCCCGGAAGGACAGATTCACTTGAGAGAAACGACTCAAGGGATCTGTCCTTTTTGTTTTTCTAACCAAGAAGGAGCGATCAGATTCACAATGAAAGTACTACAAGAACGCATTAGAACAGAAGGCCTCATCCTGTCGGAAACGGTGTTGAAGGTAGACTCGTTTCTGAATCATCAGGTTGATACGGAGCTAGCCTTACAAATCGGGCAGGAATTTAAGCGGGTATTTGGACATCTGCCAATCAATAAAGTGATTACAATTGAAGCCAGCGGGATTCAGTTTGCGATGGCTGTGGCGATAGCGCTGGGCGTTCCGTTTATTTATGCCAAGAAAAAGAAAGCAGTAACTCTCTCCGAAGCGGTATATTCAGCCCCGGTACATTCTTTTACCCGGCAAGAGGATTATCTGATCAGCATTTCACAAAAATACCTTGGACCTAACGATAAAGTGCTTATCGTCGATGATTTCTTGGCTACTGGCGCCGCCCTGGTAGGCTTGGTTGATATTGTGAATGAGGCTGGAGCAGAGCTGCTGGGGGTGGGTTGTGTGATCGAGAAGAGCTTTCAGGAAGGGCGCAGCCTGCTGGAGAAACGGGGCATTCCTGTTTACTCACTGGCCCGGATTGCTTCAATGGCCCCGGGAGAAGTCCACTTTATTGACAATGACCCCGTAGTTGATCCAATCCAGGATAAGGCGATTGCTGCGGTACAGGAAGTGTAATAATCGGCCAACCCGTTCCAGTGGTCATCAATATAGCATCCTACAAGATGAAACGGCTTCGCCGTCCTTTATATGGACGGCACCCGTTTCTTCGAGAAATATAAGGATAAATTCTTGCGTGAAGCATATAAATTCTTATATTTTAAAGAGGACCTGGCCGGTATGCGGTTCAGGTTCTTTTGGTGTAGGATGCTGTCAGAAAATACAGGCTATTTCAATTGCCAAGTTAATTCCAGTCAACTAGAATTAGTATAGTGATTATAGATAAATAGATAGGGATGGAGCAGGAATGAATGATAAAGTCGTAATGCCGCTATGGACCTTCTGTCTCTTTATTGTGGTCATGAACACAACGATGTTTAACGTATCGCTGCCAACCATTATTCAGGATCTGCATATTTCTGCTGATCTCGGCTCATGGGTGATTTCCAGCTACTCTATTGGTTATGCGCTGTCGACCGTTATTTACAGCCGATTATCCGACCTGGTGCCCATCCGGAGACTGCTGACCATCGGACTGACTACGCTTGGGCTATCATCGGTCTTTGGGCTATTTGCCCATGATTTTCAGGCTCTTTTGTTCACAAGAATTTTACAATCGGCTGGTGCCGGAGCTATGGCGGGATTGGGTCTCGTGCTGGCCAGCCGTTACGTCCCTGTTGCAAGACGCGGTGGAGCTATAGCTATGATCTCTGTAGGCAGCGCAATGGCTTTTGGT comes from Paenibacillus sp. 19GGS1-52 and encodes:
- a CDS encoding S-layer homology domain-containing protein, with the translated sequence MKHTLKKLTVSATALLTLAFAGQSFAASLPFADLANIPAKDKIVDLQQKGVIHGVSSDKFLPNVSITAAQGIQLFVNALDLNIDLLRFIKAPLATDYYAKANNKAWYAEALIIAANNDIGLPADLDPGKNWSREEFTHQLIQAIEKHSNLPMIKIMPVDIADVSEFTNGYDGSIQLALAIGIAHLDAAGDFNPTDDITRADAAEMMYNALKYIEAHPAPAGGYPE
- a CDS encoding xanthine phosphoribosyltransferase → MKVLQERIRTEGLILSETVLKVDSFLNHQVDTELALQIGQEFKRVFGHLPINKVITIEASGIQFAMAVAIALGVPFIYAKKKKAVTLSEAVYSAPVHSFTRQEDYLISISQKYLGPNDKVLIVDDFLATGAALVGLVDIVNEAGAELLGVGCVIEKSFQEGRSLLEKRGIPVYSLARIASMAPGEVHFIDNDPVVDPIQDKAIAAVQEV